A section of the Mycobacteriales bacterium genome encodes:
- a CDS encoding DUF47 family protein, protein MRLRLRPTKTTFYDMFTDSADNLVDGIRLMSALLAAAPGDRQVIASKIRDCEHAGDDATHRILRELNSTFVTPFDREDIYRLASRLDDVMDFVEAASDLVVLYDLDDLPSELTAITEVLQQAAVTTAEGLRRLQSLHNLEDYWIGINELENRADQLYRRFLAKLFSGTYDALMVLKLKEVVDQLEAAADAFENVADTVETIAVKES, encoded by the coding sequence GTGCGCCTGCGCCTTCGACCGACGAAGACGACCTTCTACGACATGTTCACGGACTCGGCCGACAACCTCGTCGACGGCATCCGCCTCATGAGCGCCCTCCTCGCCGCCGCCCCCGGCGACCGGCAGGTGATCGCGTCGAAGATCCGCGACTGCGAGCACGCCGGCGACGACGCCACCCACCGGATCCTGCGCGAGCTGAACTCCACGTTCGTGACGCCCTTCGACCGCGAGGACATCTACCGGCTGGCGAGCCGACTCGACGACGTCATGGACTTCGTCGAAGCCGCCTCCGACCTGGTCGTGCTCTACGACCTCGACGACCTGCCCTCGGAGCTGACCGCGATCACCGAGGTGCTGCAGCAGGCTGCGGTCACGACTGCCGAGGGGCTGCGGCGGCTGCAGTCGCTGCACAACCTCGAGGACTACTGGATCGGCATCAACGAGCTCGAGAACCGCGCCGACCAGCTCTACCGCCGGTTCCTCGCCAAGCTGTTCAGCGGGACCTACGACGCGCTGATGGTGCTGAAGCTCAAGGAGGTCGTCGACCAGCTCGAGGCCGCCGCCGACGCGTTCGAGAACGTCGCCGACACCGTCGAGACGATCGCCGTGAAGGAGTCATAG
- a CDS encoding inorganic phosphate transporter — protein sequence MALDIGLALLIVIALGFDFTNGFHDAANAIATSVSTRALTPRVALGMAAVLNLAGALLATGVAATIGKGIIEIPVDPGGAIVLATAALVGAITWNLITWYFGLPSSSSHALIGGLVGAAIAASSTVKWTGVIDKVIIPMVLSPIVGIVVGYLFHLALLWIVHRGSPSKLNRGFRHVQTLSAAAMSFSHGTQDAQKTMGVITFALVATGHVSREHFHVPWWVIGLAAGAISLGTYSGGWRIMRTLGRRIIQLDPSRGFAAETTAASVLLSAAHFGVPLSTTHVITSSILGVGATKRFSAVRWGVAGNIVIAWVLTLPAAGTVAAAVFFLLHWGVYGHPLP from the coding sequence ATGGCGCTCGACATCGGGCTGGCACTGCTCATCGTCATTGCTCTCGGATTCGACTTCACCAACGGTTTCCACGACGCGGCCAACGCCATCGCGACCTCGGTGTCGACCCGGGCGCTGACGCCCCGGGTGGCACTCGGGATGGCGGCAGTGCTCAACCTGGCCGGCGCCCTGCTCGCGACGGGGGTCGCGGCGACGATCGGCAAGGGAATCATCGAGATCCCCGTCGACCCCGGCGGGGCGATCGTGCTGGCGACGGCGGCCCTGGTCGGGGCGATCACCTGGAACCTCATCACCTGGTACTTCGGCCTGCCCTCGTCGTCGTCGCACGCGCTGATCGGCGGCCTCGTCGGCGCCGCGATCGCCGCGTCGTCGACGGTCAAGTGGACCGGCGTGATCGACAAGGTGATCATCCCGATGGTGCTCTCACCGATCGTCGGAATCGTCGTGGGCTACCTCTTCCACCTGGCCCTGCTCTGGATCGTGCACCGGGGCTCGCCGAGCAAGCTCAACCGCGGCTTCCGCCATGTCCAGACCCTGTCGGCGGCGGCGATGTCGTTCAGCCACGGCACCCAGGACGCGCAGAAGACGATGGGCGTGATCACCTTCGCGCTCGTTGCGACCGGCCACGTGTCGCGTGAGCACTTCCACGTGCCCTGGTGGGTGATCGGCCTGGCGGCCGGCGCGATCAGTCTCGGCACCTACTCCGGCGGCTGGCGGATCATGCGGACGCTGGGGCGGAGGATCATCCAGCTCGACCCGTCACGTGGCTTCGCGGCGGAGACCACGGCCGCCAGTGTGCTCCTGTCGGCCGCGCACTTCGGCGTACCGCTGTCGACCACCCACGTGATCACGTCATCGATTCTCGGCGTGGGCGCGACCAAGCGGTTCTCGGCGGTGCGGTGGGGCGTGGCCGGCAACATCGTGATCGCCTGGGTCCTCACGCTCCCGGCGGCCGGCACGGTCGCCGCGGCCGTCTTCTTCCTCCTGCACTGGGGTGTCTACGGCCACCCCCTTCCCTGA
- a CDS encoding ABC transporter permease — MSFLSLVARNVATKKVRSILTALAVAIGVMTVVTLGLVNHSIRTSALAIMQVGRADFTVAQKGVSDILSSSVQQADLDRLRQDPDVAQAIGVLLATKKYDAANPLFIEIGIRPDEMAGFGVNIIQGRAPAPTAQHEVLLGYEAARNLGKKVGETFHIDNVNYKIVGLYQTGQSLGDQGAMFPLIGMQAHQRQSGQLSLLFVQVRAGVNVQAAQARIDKDFPQLVTVRTAADFGRADRSLQFINAADKGSTILAVLIGAVIVMSTMTMTFIERTREFGVLSAIGWRRTRILGLVMSEAGLIGIVGAAAGVALSFAATSVVAQLPSLQGVLHLDYTGSTFGRAIYTAAGMVVLGALYPALRAAFLAPLEALRHE, encoded by the coding sequence GTGTCGTTTCTGTCGCTGGTGGCGCGCAACGTCGCCACGAAGAAGGTGCGCTCGATCCTCACGGCTCTGGCCGTCGCCATCGGCGTCATGACCGTGGTGACGCTGGGGCTGGTCAACCACAGCATCCGCACCAGCGCGCTGGCGATCATGCAGGTGGGCCGGGCCGACTTCACCGTCGCGCAGAAGGGTGTCTCCGACATCCTGTCGAGCTCGGTGCAGCAGGCGGACCTCGACCGGCTGCGCCAGGACCCCGACGTCGCCCAGGCCATCGGAGTGCTGCTGGCGACGAAGAAGTACGACGCCGCCAACCCGCTATTCATCGAGATCGGCATCCGCCCGGACGAGATGGCCGGCTTCGGCGTCAACATCATCCAAGGGCGGGCACCGGCGCCGACCGCGCAGCACGAGGTGCTGCTGGGCTACGAGGCGGCGCGCAACCTCGGCAAGAAGGTCGGCGAGACGTTCCACATCGACAACGTCAACTACAAGATCGTCGGGCTCTACCAGACCGGCCAGTCGCTCGGCGACCAGGGCGCCATGTTCCCGCTGATCGGGATGCAGGCCCACCAGCGGCAGTCGGGGCAGCTCTCGCTGCTGTTCGTGCAGGTGCGCGCCGGCGTCAACGTCCAGGCCGCGCAGGCCCGCATCGACAAGGACTTCCCGCAGCTGGTGACCGTGCGCACGGCCGCCGACTTCGGCCGGGCCGACCGCAGCCTGCAGTTCATCAACGCGGCCGACAAGGGCAGCACGATCCTCGCCGTGCTCATCGGCGCGGTCATCGTGATGAGCACGATGACGATGACGTTCATCGAGCGCACCCGGGAGTTCGGCGTCCTGTCGGCGATCGGTTGGCGTCGCACCCGCATTCTCGGGCTCGTGATGAGCGAGGCCGGCCTCATCGGGATAGTCGGTGCGGCCGCGGGGGTGGCGTTGTCGTTCGCCGCGACCAGCGTCGTAGCGCAGCTGCCGTCGCTGCAAGGCGTGCTGCACCTCGACTACACCGGCAGCACGTTCGGCCGCGCGATCTACACCGCGGCCGGCATGGTCGTGCTCGGCGCGCTCTACCCCGCGCTGCGCGCGGCGTTCCTCGCTCCGTTGGAGGCGCTGCGCCATGAGTGA
- a CDS encoding neocarzinostatin apoprotein domain-containing protein, which yields MHVVRVLAAGVLVAVAAGCGTGGQELVVLPPTAHPATKVAPPTTAPPTASPHPGKPHVTVQPAKGLHDGQAVHVTGTGFTPGATYIVAECGDKGSKTGQGDCDITAVVPATADGTGTVQADYTVKKGPFGTHNIVCSATQPCLINVSQPTPDPTQQADARIVFAG from the coding sequence GTGCACGTGGTCCGTGTCCTCGCCGCCGGTGTGCTCGTCGCCGTGGCCGCCGGGTGCGGCACGGGCGGGCAGGAGCTGGTCGTGCTGCCGCCGACCGCGCACCCGGCGACGAAAGTCGCGCCGCCCACGACCGCCCCTCCGACCGCCTCGCCTCACCCGGGCAAGCCGCACGTCACCGTGCAACCGGCCAAGGGACTGCACGACGGGCAGGCCGTGCACGTCACCGGCACCGGCTTCACCCCCGGAGCGACCTACATCGTCGCCGAGTGCGGCGACAAGGGGAGCAAGACCGGCCAGGGCGACTGCGACATCACCGCCGTCGTGCCCGCGACCGCCGACGGCACCGGCACGGTGCAGGCCGACTACACGGTCAAGAAAGGCCCGTTCGGCACGCACAACATCGTCTGCAGCGCGACCCAGCCGTGCCTGATCAACGTCAGCCAGCCGACACCCGACCCGACGCAGCAGGCCGACGCCCGCATCGTCTTCGCCGGTTAG
- a CDS encoding prenyltransferase/squalene oxidase repeat-containing protein yields the protein MSLVTRAATGVTLAGLLAAPLWAAPAYAATPAPTTGASTTDPARAAAGWLAGQLTGPQADHLTSSYVDQNGATQTYADQGLTADAVLSFDAAGVAQDAAKRATTWLATQVDAYAGTAPNYYPGSLAKLILVAVAQGEDPHAFGNTDLVKALQGEEASDGLYTDPDTQNGYQSVVTQALALVALSRTDTKPDAKAVSWLAGQQCADGGFQTDVRTSTSAPCTSDADTTSFAVQALAATRTDASKAVAWLTAHRNSDNGFGTPSSNANSTAIAVQALLAAGGDPSASIAYLRGLQVGCAGTTAQRGAVTFSGTFGATAVRATSQAAQALAGKTLAQITESGAGAAAPTLACAATATPTPTPTATRTVAPLTDGHVQRPAPLASSGTAELPRTGSSAPVVPLVAAALAALAIGAVLLRWGRRTA from the coding sequence GTGTCTCTCGTCACCCGCGCCGCGACCGGCGTCACGCTCGCCGGCCTGCTCGCCGCCCCGCTCTGGGCCGCTCCGGCCTACGCCGCCACCCCGGCGCCGACGACCGGCGCGTCCACCACGGACCCCGCCCGGGCCGCAGCCGGGTGGCTCGCCGGGCAGCTGACCGGGCCGCAGGCCGACCACCTGACCTCGTCGTACGTCGATCAGAACGGCGCCACGCAGACCTACGCCGACCAGGGCCTGACCGCCGACGCGGTGCTGTCCTTCGACGCGGCCGGGGTCGCGCAGGACGCCGCGAAGCGGGCGACCACCTGGCTCGCGACCCAGGTCGACGCGTATGCCGGCACCGCGCCGAACTACTACCCCGGTTCGCTCGCCAAGCTGATCCTCGTCGCGGTCGCGCAGGGCGAGGATCCGCACGCCTTCGGCAACACCGACCTGGTCAAGGCGCTGCAGGGCGAGGAGGCGTCGGACGGCCTCTACACCGACCCGGACACGCAGAACGGCTACCAGAGCGTGGTGACCCAGGCGCTCGCACTGGTCGCCCTCTCACGGACCGACACCAAGCCCGACGCCAAGGCGGTCTCCTGGCTGGCCGGGCAGCAGTGCGCCGACGGCGGCTTCCAGACCGACGTCCGCACCAGCACGAGCGCTCCCTGCACGAGCGACGCCGACACCACGTCGTTCGCCGTGCAGGCGCTCGCGGCCACGCGCACCGACGCCAGCAAGGCGGTCGCCTGGCTGACCGCGCACCGCAACTCCGACAACGGCTTCGGTACGCCGAGCAGCAACGCCAACTCCACCGCGATCGCCGTCCAGGCGCTGCTCGCCGCGGGCGGCGACCCGTCGGCGTCCATCGCCTACCTGCGCGGCCTCCAGGTGGGGTGCGCGGGCACGACCGCCCAGCGGGGCGCGGTGACGTTCAGCGGCACCTTCGGCGCGACCGCCGTGCGCGCCACCTCACAGGCCGCGCAGGCGCTGGCCGGCAAGACGCTCGCCCAGATCACCGAGTCGGGCGCGGGCGCGGCAGCGCCGACCCTGGCCTGCGCCGCGACGGCGACCCCCACGCCGACGCCCACCGCCACGCGCACCGTCGCACCACTGACCGACGGCCACGTCCAGCGGCCTGCTCCCCTCGCGAGCTCCGGCACCGCGGAGCTGCCGCGCACCGGCAGCAGCGCGCCGGTCGTGCCGCTCGTGGCCGCCGCGCTGGCGGCGCTGGCCATCGGCGCAGTGCTCCTGCGATGGGGCCGGCGCACGGCCTGA
- a CDS encoding ATP-binding cassette domain-containing protein: MIRFEHVSVTYPGAGDPVLRGVDLTIPEGELCLVVGRTGSGKSTLLRCVSGLVPHFTGGLLAGRVTVDGRDTREHPPRELADTVGSVLQDPLAGFVTDTVEDELAYSLESLGVAPDVMRRRVEETLDLMGLVDLRDRPLLALSAGQQQRVAIGSVLTSGPRVLVLDEPTSALDPAAAEEVLATLTRLVHDLGLTVLLAEHRLERVVQYADRLVLVPGGGAPLVDGPPAAVLATSPVAPPVVELGRLAGWSPLPLSIRDARRRSAELRDRLAGRVPVPAPASAQGPVGEAGDLVVRYGATVALRGVSLVVRRGEVVALMGRNGAGKSTLLGALVGMRAPASGTARVGGADPARLRPRDLLRHVGLVPQQPGDLLYAETVAGECADADRDGGAAPGTAWRLLTELLPDADGDLHPRDLSEGGRLALALAVVLAAAPPLVLLDEPTRGLDYPAKRMLAAALRRLAAAGHGVLLATHDVELVAELADRVVMLAEGEVVTDGPTREVVTASPAFAPQVAKVLAPLPMLTVTDVREALAG; this comes from the coding sequence GTGATCCGCTTCGAGCACGTCTCGGTGACCTACCCGGGAGCCGGTGACCCGGTGCTGCGGGGGGTCGACCTCACGATCCCCGAGGGAGAGCTCTGCCTGGTGGTCGGTCGCACCGGGTCGGGCAAGTCGACGCTGCTGCGCTGCGTCTCCGGCCTGGTGCCGCACTTCACCGGCGGCCTGCTCGCGGGCCGCGTGACCGTCGACGGCCGCGACACCCGCGAGCACCCGCCGCGCGAGCTGGCCGACACCGTGGGTTCGGTCTTGCAGGACCCGCTCGCGGGCTTCGTCACCGACACCGTCGAGGACGAGCTCGCCTACAGCCTCGAGTCGCTGGGCGTCGCCCCAGACGTCATGCGCCGCAGGGTCGAGGAGACCCTCGACCTGATGGGGCTGGTCGACCTTCGCGACCGGCCGCTGCTCGCGCTGTCTGCCGGGCAGCAGCAGCGGGTGGCGATCGGTTCGGTGTTGACCAGCGGTCCTCGGGTGCTCGTGCTCGACGAGCCGACGTCCGCCCTCGACCCGGCCGCTGCCGAGGAGGTGCTCGCGACCCTGACGCGCCTCGTCCACGACCTCGGCCTCACCGTGCTCCTGGCCGAGCACAGGCTCGAGCGCGTCGTGCAGTACGCCGACCGCCTCGTGCTCGTCCCGGGCGGCGGCGCACCGCTCGTCGACGGCCCCCCGGCAGCGGTGCTCGCGACCTCGCCGGTCGCACCACCCGTGGTCGAGCTCGGCCGCCTCGCGGGCTGGTCCCCGCTGCCGCTCTCGATCCGCGACGCGCGCCGGCGCAGCGCCGAGCTGCGCGACCGGCTGGCCGGCCGCGTGCCGGTCCCCGCGCCGGCGTCGGCGCAGGGGCCCGTGGGCGAGGCCGGTGACCTCGTCGTCCGCTACGGCGCGACGGTCGCGTTGCGGGGCGTCTCCCTCGTCGTACGCCGGGGCGAGGTCGTTGCGCTCATGGGTCGCAACGGGGCGGGCAAGTCGACGCTGCTCGGCGCACTGGTGGGCATGCGGGCGCCCGCGTCCGGCACGGCCCGGGTGGGTGGCGCCGACCCGGCCCGGCTGCGGCCGCGCGACCTGCTGCGACACGTCGGCCTGGTCCCGCAGCAACCCGGCGACCTCCTCTACGCCGAGACCGTGGCGGGCGAGTGTGCCGACGCCGATCGTGACGGCGGAGCGGCGCCGGGCACCGCGTGGCGGCTGCTGACCGAGCTGCTGCCCGACGCCGACGGCGACCTGCACCCGCGTGACCTGTCCGAGGGTGGCCGGCTCGCGCTCGCCCTGGCCGTCGTGCTGGCCGCCGCCCCGCCGCTCGTGCTGCTCGACGAGCCGACCAGGGGCCTCGACTACCCCGCCAAGCGGATGCTGGCCGCCGCGCTGCGCCGGCTCGCCGCCGCCGGTCACGGCGTGCTGCTCGCGACCCACGACGTCGAGCTCGTCGCCGAGCTGGCCGACCGCGTCGTGATGCTCGCCGAGGGCGAGGTGGTCACCGACGGCCCGACCCGCGAGGTGGTCACCGCGTCGCCGGCGTTCGCGCCGCAGGTCGCGAAGGTGCTGGCGCCGCTGCCCATGCTGACCGTCACCGACGTGCGTGAGGCGCTGGCCGGATGA
- a CDS encoding CbiQ family ECF transporter T component: MTTAAHPLAQARLPRLLHPAAWWLWAIGLGTAASRTTNPLLLLLAMAAAGYVVAARRTDAPWARSYAAFVRLALTVLLIRVLLQILFGGGVPGHTLVRLPQVPLPSSFAGLRIGGDVTVEGTVAAAYDGLRLAAILVCVGAANALASPARLLRVLPAAIYEIGVAVTVALTFAPQAVVAAGRVRAARRLRGRTIRGLSGLRGLVVPVLEDALERSLDLAAAMDTRGFGRRAGVPARERRLTAALTVSGLLAVCASTYGLLDSSAPTALGLPLLAVGAALAAAGLALAGRRTPRTRYRPDPWALPEWLVVLGGVLAAAAVFATDPGALDPSTSPLVAPTLPLLPVAGLACALLPAWAAPEVPAAMRTRRAVAA, from the coding sequence ATGACGACCGCGGCGCACCCCCTCGCGCAGGCCCGGCTGCCGCGGCTGCTGCACCCCGCCGCGTGGTGGCTGTGGGCCATCGGTCTCGGCACCGCGGCGAGCCGCACCACGAACCCGCTGCTGCTGCTGCTCGCCATGGCGGCCGCCGGCTACGTGGTCGCTGCCCGGCGCACCGACGCTCCGTGGGCCCGCTCCTACGCGGCGTTCGTACGGCTCGCGCTGACCGTGCTGCTGATCAGGGTGCTGCTGCAGATCCTCTTCGGCGGCGGGGTGCCGGGACACACGCTGGTGCGGCTGCCGCAGGTGCCGTTGCCGTCATCGTTCGCCGGGCTACGCATCGGCGGCGACGTGACCGTCGAGGGCACCGTGGCGGCGGCGTACGACGGGCTGCGCCTGGCCGCGATCCTGGTCTGCGTCGGCGCCGCCAACGCGCTCGCGAGCCCGGCCCGCCTGCTGCGGGTGCTCCCGGCCGCGATCTACGAGATCGGGGTGGCGGTGACGGTCGCGCTGACGTTCGCCCCGCAGGCCGTGGTCGCGGCCGGCCGGGTCCGCGCCGCGCGACGGCTTCGGGGACGGACGATCCGCGGGCTGTCCGGGCTGCGTGGCCTGGTGGTGCCGGTGCTGGAGGACGCCCTGGAGCGCTCGCTCGACCTCGCGGCGGCGATGGACACCCGCGGCTTCGGGCGCCGCGCGGGCGTGCCGGCCCGCGAGCGCCGGCTCACGGCGGCGCTGACGGTGAGCGGGCTTCTCGCGGTGTGCGCGAGCACCTACGGCCTGCTCGACTCCTCCGCGCCGACCGCGCTCGGCCTGCCGCTGCTCGCCGTCGGCGCCGCACTCGCGGCGGCCGGGCTGGCTCTCGCCGGGCGGCGTACCCCCCGGACCCGCTACCGGCCGGACCCCTGGGCGCTGCCGGAGTGGCTGGTCGTGCTCGGCGGGGTGCTGGCGGCCGCCGCGGTCTTCGCCACCGACCCGGGCGCCCTCGACCCGTCGACGTCGCCACTGGTCGCCCCGACCCTGCCGTTGCTGCCGGTGGCGGGGCTCGCCTGCGCGCTGCTGCCGGCCTGGGCGGCGCCCGAGGTGCCCGCGGCGATGCGGACCCGCCGGGCGGTGGCCGCGTGA
- a CDS encoding ABC transporter ATP-binding protein, whose amino-acid sequence MSEPVPATAATQAAPDYAIEAINVVKHFDGGIVRALDGVTLRVRPGESVAITGPSGCGKSTLLHLLAKLDSPTSGTIRVDGIDLSTLSDPSDYRRTTVGLVFQLHNLLPHLSAVRNVEIAMFGTHLSRGERHERALQLLAAVDLAGRENRPPTKLSGGERQRVAIARSLANDPPILLADEPTGSLDEKSVDHVLSLFQRLRQDAPSLCILMVTHDARVAQSCDRIVRMRDGRVVDEPNTPTPVATI is encoded by the coding sequence ATGAGTGAGCCGGTCCCCGCTACCGCCGCGACGCAGGCGGCGCCGGACTACGCCATCGAGGCGATCAACGTCGTCAAGCACTTCGACGGCGGGATCGTGCGGGCACTCGACGGGGTGACGCTGCGGGTGCGCCCCGGGGAGTCGGTCGCCATCACCGGGCCGTCGGGGTGCGGCAAGTCGACGCTGCTGCACCTGCTGGCGAAGCTCGACAGCCCGACCTCCGGCACGATCCGGGTCGACGGCATCGACCTGTCGACGCTGTCCGACCCGAGCGACTACCGGCGCACCACCGTCGGGCTGGTCTTCCAGCTGCACAACCTGCTGCCCCACCTGTCCGCCGTACGCAACGTCGAGATCGCGATGTTCGGCACGCACCTGTCCCGCGGCGAGCGGCACGAACGAGCGCTGCAGCTGCTCGCCGCGGTCGACCTCGCCGGGCGCGAGAACCGGCCCCCCACCAAGCTCTCCGGCGGCGAACGTCAGCGCGTCGCGATCGCACGGTCGCTGGCCAACGACCCGCCGATCCTCCTCGCCGACGAGCCGACCGGCAGCCTCGACGAGAAGTCCGTCGACCACGTGCTGTCGCTGTTCCAGCGGCTGCGCCAGGACGCCCCGTCACTCTGCATCCTGATGGTGACCCACGACGCGCGGGTGGCGCAGTCGTGCGACCGGATCGTGCGGATGCGCGACGGCCGGGTGGTCGACGAGCCGAACACACCGACGCCGGTCGCGACGATCTGA
- a CDS encoding DUF3817 domain-containing protein, with protein MTTAPEGPAPRTAGRRTHRIGGSLTRYRVMAYIVGVWLTGLCLVGLPLEYIGGYHQVGFAWTVHGLLFILYVLAAFELTVMRLRWPLLRSVGVLLAGTIPFLSFVVERRVTARVRANEEI; from the coding sequence GTGACCACCGCACCCGAGGGGCCCGCGCCGCGGACCGCCGGCCGCCGCACGCACCGGATCGGCGGCTCGCTGACGCGCTACCGCGTGATGGCCTACATCGTCGGGGTCTGGCTCACCGGCCTCTGCCTTGTCGGCCTGCCGTTGGAGTACATCGGGGGTTATCACCAGGTCGGTTTCGCGTGGACCGTGCACGGGCTGCTGTTCATCCTCTACGTGCTCGCGGCGTTCGAGCTGACCGTGATGCGGCTGCGCTGGCCGCTGCTGCGCAGCGTCGGAGTGCTCCTCGCCGGCACCATTCCCTTCCTGTCCTTCGTGGTCGAACGGCGCGTCACCGCGCGCGTCCGCGCGAACGAGGAGATCTGA
- a CDS encoding GuaB1 family IMP dehydrogenase-related protein has protein sequence MRFLDDTVASYDLTYDDVFMVPRRSAVGSRLDVDLSTRDGSGTTIPIVVANMTAVAGRRMAETVARRGGLAVIPQDIPAEVVADVVQWVKARHLVHDTAITLTGTDTVGDALALLPKRAHGAVVVVADGRPVGVVTEADCTGVDRFTQLGRVMSTELLTLPEKVLPRVAFDRLHESRHRLAPVVGDDGRLVGILTRTAALRATLYDPAVDDRGRLRVAVAVGINGDVATKTRDALETGADLLVLDTAHGHQEKMLAALQAVRALDPAVPVVAGNVVSAEGVRDLVAAGADIVKVGVGPGAMCTTRMMTGVGRPQFSAVLECSAEAARLGKHVWADGGVRHPRDVALALAAGASNVMVGSWFAGTHESPGDIHEDASGRRYKESFGMASARAVKGRTAEESAFDRARKGLFEEGISTSRMYLDPERPGVEDLLDAIVAGLRSACTYAGAGTLAELHERAVVGVQSAAGYAEGRPLHTSW, from the coding sequence GTGCGATTCCTCGACGACACGGTTGCGTCGTACGACCTCACCTACGACGACGTGTTCATGGTCCCCCGGCGATCCGCGGTCGGCTCGCGGCTCGACGTCGATCTCTCGACGCGTGACGGCAGCGGTACGACGATCCCGATCGTCGTCGCCAACATGACGGCCGTCGCGGGCCGGCGGATGGCCGAGACCGTGGCCCGCCGCGGCGGCCTCGCCGTCATCCCGCAGGACATCCCGGCCGAGGTCGTCGCCGACGTCGTGCAGTGGGTGAAGGCCCGCCACCTCGTGCACGACACGGCGATCACGTTGACCGGCACCGACACCGTCGGCGACGCGCTCGCGCTGCTGCCCAAGCGCGCACACGGGGCCGTCGTCGTGGTGGCCGACGGGCGGCCGGTCGGCGTCGTCACCGAGGCCGACTGCACCGGCGTCGACCGGTTCACCCAGCTCGGCCGGGTGATGTCCACGGAGCTGCTCACGCTGCCGGAGAAGGTGCTGCCGCGGGTGGCCTTCGACCGCCTGCACGAGAGCCGGCACCGGCTGGCGCCGGTGGTGGGCGACGACGGTCGCCTCGTCGGCATCCTCACCCGCACGGCTGCGCTGCGCGCGACCCTCTACGACCCGGCGGTCGACGACCGCGGCCGGTTGCGGGTCGCGGTGGCCGTCGGCATCAACGGCGACGTCGCGACGAAGACGCGTGACGCGCTCGAGACCGGCGCCGACCTGCTCGTGCTCGACACCGCCCACGGTCACCAGGAGAAGATGCTCGCCGCGCTGCAGGCGGTGCGGGCCCTCGACCCGGCGGTGCCGGTCGTCGCCGGCAACGTCGTCTCGGCAGAGGGCGTGCGCGACCTCGTCGCCGCCGGCGCCGACATCGTCAAGGTCGGCGTCGGACCGGGCGCCATGTGCACGACCCGGATGATGACCGGTGTCGGCCGGCCGCAGTTCTCCGCCGTGCTCGAGTGCTCCGCCGAGGCGGCCCGGCTGGGCAAGCACGTCTGGGCCGACGGCGGTGTTCGCCACCCGCGTGACGTGGCGCTCGCCCTCGCCGCGGGAGCGTCCAACGTCATGGTCGGGTCGTGGTTCGCCGGCACCCACGAGTCGCCCGGCGACATCCACGAGGACGCGTCGGGCCGCCGCTACAAGGAGAGCTTCGGCATGGCCTCGGCCCGTGCCGTCAAGGGGCGCACCGCCGAGGAGTCGGCCTTCGACCGCGCCCGCAAGGGGCTCTTCGAGGAAGGCATCTCCACGTCGCGCATGTACCTCGACCCCGAGCGACCCGGCGTCGAGGACCTGCTCGACGCGATCGTCGCGGGCCTCCGCAGCGCCTGCACCTACGCCGGCGCGGGCACGCTCGCCGAGCTGCACGAGCGCGCGGTGGTGGGCGTGCAGAGCGCGGCCGGCTACGCCGAGGGCCGCCCGCTGCACACCAGCTGGTAG